The genomic DNA GTGAGGTTCGCTGAATTAGCCACTACAGCTGACATGTGGGCATTTCTAGAAACTAAATTCATCATGGATCTCCATGGTGTAGATGATAGAGAAGGTGCAGTTGAAGATGACAACGAAGGAAGTGAAAATAGCAGCGGTGAGGGTAACACAGCTGGTAGTTCTGCGGAACGCAGACGCCGGTCTGCTGAGGACAAGCTTGTATTTCTAGAACAAAATCTAGTGTTGGGACCACCACGCCTACGGCAGTTACGTGTGAAAGAGAATAGTTGTAATGTACATAATGTCTTCGGCAGGTATTTCTCCAAGTGCTACGCAGACTATTCGAGTAGTGATGAAGATACCACCGCCATATATAAGGGGTAAACTTGTGAATGCTCGAATACTATAT from Bactrocera neohumeralis isolate Rockhampton unplaced genomic scaffold, APGP_CSIRO_Bneo_wtdbg2-racon-allhic-juicebox.fasta_v2 ctg6869, whole genome shotgun sequence includes the following:
- the LOC126767463 gene encoding polycystic kidney disease 2-like 2 protein; this encodes MEKGETISNKKRFSNATKKTHRISYENEDAARSALIEFCIYVCFLVMTLLVASSSRNMSMYFFNKGIENIFLSREVNTSSHEASVRFAELATTADMWAFLETKFIMDLHGVDDREGAVEDDNEGSENSSGEGNTAGSSAERRRRSAEDKLVFLEQNLVLGPPRLRQLRVKENSCNVHNVFGRYFSKCYADYSSSDEDTTAIYKG